The Deltaproteobacteria bacterium genome includes a window with the following:
- a CDS encoding GPW/gp25 family protein, whose product MTEITTFGFPFSINEAGRINATGGDEAIRGKITQVLFTAPGERVNQPEFGCGLFNLVFEPNDSVLGAATEFTVGQALSRWLGDIILLDGIDVKSGEETITIEIAYTKREDLSKQAVRIHFR is encoded by the coding sequence ATGACAGAAATTACCACATTCGGATTCCCATTTTCGATCAACGAAGCAGGCCGCATCAATGCCACCGGCGGTGATGAAGCTATTCGCGGGAAAATTACCCAGGTGCTTTTTACGGCTCCCGGCGAGCGTGTAAATCAGCCTGAATTTGGCTGCGGGCTTTTTAACCTGGTATTCGAGCCAAATGATTCAGTGCTCGGCGCTGCAACGGAATTTACAGTGGGTCAGGCCCTGAGCAGATGGCTTGGAGATATTATTCTCCTGGACGGGATTGATGTAAAGTCCGGGGAAGAAACCATTACAATTGAGATTGCTTATACCAAGCGGGAAGACCTTTCAAAACAGGCGGTTCGAATACATTTCAGGTAA